From one Coffea eugenioides isolate CCC68of chromosome 11, Ceug_1.0, whole genome shotgun sequence genomic stretch:
- the LOC113751686 gene encoding heavy metal-associated isoprenylated plant protein 37 yields the protein MSKDEDFKLLKIQTCALRVNIHCDGCKQKVKKLLQRIEGVYQVSIDAEQQKVTVSGGVDSATLIKKLVRAGKHAELWSQTTNQNQKQQNANCNKDDKNNNKGQKQQQGLIKGLEALKNQQKLAFNLEEDEDFLDEEEDEDEEEEELRFLREKANQINLLRQQTAAMQGKNAKNGFGQAMAAAAAASNNGKMPNNSGNVNAGKKANHQPNQNMGMKGNPGGIDQKTMQALKMNNAQFAGGGNIINPGEAKIGNDISSMMNLAGFHGDGGANNFASVLGGNAASTGSGAVYHHQVQPNNQAFMNSSPAGFPTAGMAAGHHPSAMMVNMNGNGVYNQPSSQSMLMNLQNRHAMQQPQMMYNRSPYIPTSTGYYYGYGPAAVLPPYHSYMGSDPSYYNTADQSASAHMFSDENTSSCSIM from the exons ATGAGTAAAGATGAGGACTTTAAGCTCCTGAAGATCCAG ACTTGTGCCCTCAGAGTGAACATACATTGTGATGGGTGCAAGCAGAAAGTTAAAAAACTTCTCCAGAGAATTGAAG GAGTCTACCAAGTGAGCATAGATGCAGAACAACAGAAAGTTACTGTTTCAGGAGGTGTAGATTCTGCAACACTGATAAAAAAATTGGTTAGAGCTGGGAAACATGCTGAGCTTTGGTCACAGACAACTAACCAAAACCAGAAACAACAAAATGCTAATTGTAATAAAGATGACAAGAACAACAACAAAGGTCAGAAGCAGCAACAAGGCCTAATAAAAGGTCTCGAAGCTCTAAAAAACCAGCAGAAGTTAGCTTTTAACCTAGAAGAGGACGAGGATTTTCTTGATGAGGAGGAGGATGAAGATGAGGAAGAAGAGGAGCTGAGGTTTCTGAGGGAGAAAGCTAACCAGATAAATCTGCTGCGGCAACAAACAGCTGCGATGCAAGGGAAGAATGCAAAGAATGGTTTTGGACAAGCCATGGCTGCTGCAGCAGCAGCTTCTAATAATGGTAAAATGCCGAACAATTCTGGAAATGTGAATGCTGGAAAGAAAGCGAATCATCAGCCTAATCAGAATATGGGAATGAAGGGAAATCCTGGTGGGATTGATCAGAAAACAATGCAAGCTCTGAAGATGAATAATGCGCAGTTTGCAGGTGGTGGAAATATCATCAATCCAGGGGAGGCGAAGATAGGGAATGACATTAGTTCCATGATGAATCTTGCTGGTTTTCATGGTGATGGTGGGGCTAATAATTTTGCTTCTGTTTTGGGAGGCAATGCTGCTAGTACTGGCTCCGGAGCAGTTTATCACCATCAAGTTCAGCCAAACAACCAAGCATTTATGAATTCTTCTCCTGCTGGATTCCCTACTGCTGGGATGGCTGCAGGCCATCATCCTTCAGCCATGATGGTGAATATGAATGGTAATGGTGTGTACAACCAGCCCTCCTCACAATCAATGCTGATGAACTTGCAAAACAGGCATGCTATGCAACAGCCTCAGATGATGTACAACAGATCTCCCTACATTCCCACCAGCACTGGCTACTACTACGGTTATGGTCCTGCGGCAGTTCTTCCTCCATATCATTCCTACATGGGTAGTGACCCTAGTTACTACAACACTGCTGATCAATCTGCATCAGCTCATATGTTCAGTGACGAGAACACCAGTAGCTGTTCAATTATGTAA
- the LOC113753830 gene encoding heavy metal-associated isoprenylated plant protein 21-like codes for MGFLDHIADVCSDAADDVSHNVKRKRRPLQTVEIKVKMDCDGCERRVKNAVSHMKGVKSVDVSRKDSRVTVTGNVEPTKVLSKVKGTGKRAEFWPYVRYNLVSYPYAPQAYDKKAPTGYVRNVVQAMPSPNTPTERYASLFSDDNPNACSIM; via the exons ATGGGTTTTCTTGATCACATAGCAGACGTATGCTCTGATGCAGCTGACGATGTGAGCCACAACGTAAAGCGTAAACGCAGGCCATTGCAG ACAGTTGAAATCAAGGTAAAGATGGACTGTGATGGCTGTGAAAGAAGAGTTAAGAATGCTGTTTCCCACATGAAAG GTGTGAAATCAGTGGACGTGAGCAGAAAGGATAGCCGGGTGACTGTGACTGGAAATGTTGAGCCGACTAAAGTCTTGAGCAAAGTGAAAGGCACAGGAAAGAGGGCTGAGTTTTGGCCATATGTTAGATACAATCTGGTGTCTTATCCATATGCTCCTCAGGCTTATGACAAAAAGGCACCAACTGGTTATGTAAGGAATGTTGTTCAAGCAATGCCAAGCCCAAATACTCCTACTGAACGCTACGCTTCACTTTTCAGTGATGATAACCCTAATGCTTGTTCAATTATGTGA
- the LOC113753674 gene encoding uncharacterized protein LOC113753674 translates to MAFLFQKFQEAVKVLARSPTFAREPRHLQFEADINRLFLYTSYKLLGKDADEADAEEIIDMASKASLTNQQKQVQENIHSQIETFCTTMDDIVLPNLQSTEKAHEPIEEKNSTSRRSGLSLAVGRSSPLNEHLVGSETKPLSQLEVSQRLKDLMGYTLEVKPSEIPHKDAGKGLFLNGEADVGTVIAFYPGVVYSPAYYQYIPGYPRVDAQNSYLITRYDGTIINAQPWGAGGESHEVWNGSSVSESRPKVEVTGKGSDRMWQLLSKPLDGSKIGMKGEILERRNPLALAHYANHPAKDMVPNVMVSPYDFPLTEKNMRVYIPNISFGNGEEVNMKRFGSFWFKSWKSGSHVSDVPILKTLVLVATRPLCDEELLLNYRLSNSKQRPSWYTPVDEEEDRRRWS, encoded by the exons ATGGCCTTCCTATTTCAGAAGTTTCAGGAG GCTGTGAAAGTTCTCGCTAGAAGTCCCACATTTGCTAGGGAGCCAAGGCACCTTCAATTTGAAGCGGATATAAACCGCCTCTTCCTTTACACGAG CTACAAGCTTTTGGGAAAGGATGCTGATGAAGCAGATGCTGAGGAGATCATTGACATGGCTAGtaaagcatcacttaccaatcAGCAAAAGCAGGTCCAAGAAAATATCCATTCTCAAATAGAAACCTTCTGCACAACTATGGATGATATTGTCCTTCCAAATTTGCAAAGTACAGAGAAGGCACATGAAccgattgaggaaaagaatagTACTTCTCGACGAAGTGGCCTTAGTCTTGCTGTTGGTCGGAGTAGTCCACTGAACGAACATCTTG TTGGTTCAGAAACAAAGCCATTAAGCCAATTGGAGGTGTCACAAAGGTTGAAGGACCTCATGGGTTACACCCTTGAGGTCAAGCCATCTGAAATTCCACACAAGGATGCTGGAAAAGGCTTATTCTTAAATGGTGAAGCTGATGTAGGCACTGTTATAGCATTTTATCCTGGTGTAGTGTACTCGCCAGCATATTACCAGTATATTCCTGGCTATCCAAGAGTTGATGCACAAAATTCTTACTTAATCACTAGGTATGATGGCACTATAATTAATGCTCAGCCATGGGGTGCTGGGGGTGAATCTCATGAAGTGTGGAATGGTTCTAGTGTTTCTGAATCTAGGCCTAAAGTTGAAGTTACTGGAAAGGGTTCAGATAGAATGTGGCAGTTGCTTAGTAAGCCTTTGGATGGTTCCAAGATAGGCATGAAAGGTGAAATCTTGGAAAGGAGGAATCCTCTGGCCTTGGCTCATTATGCCAATCACCCAGCTAAGGATATGGTTCCCAATGTAATGGTCAGCCCCTATGACTTTCCACTTACTGAGAAGAACATGAGAGTGTATATACCTAATATCTCATTTGGAAATGGAGAGGAAGTGAACATGAAAAGGTTTGGCAGTTTTTGGTTCAAATCTTGGAAATCGGGTAGCCATGTGTCTGATGTACCTATTTTGAAGACTCTTGTACTTGTGGCCACTAGACCGCTCTGTGATGAAGAGTTGCTCTTGAACTACAGGCTGAGCAACTCAAAACAACGGCCATCATGGTATACTCCTGTGGATGAGGAAGAGGATCGAAGAAGGTGGAGCTAA
- the LOC113752530 gene encoding putative fasciclin-like arabinogalactan protein 20: MASLTVFLSLLTLFSLLSLAQLQSPPPSTSPQPQPPPPSPPQSLLNAAETLSNSGYNAMSLTLNLLLDQPRFISFPSSLTIFTPPDSAFAAAGQPSLSLLLLHFSPLSLSLESLSSLPFSSPIPTLSRTHASVFITTSSENPTKISINNVEISGSPVYDDGSVVVFVVENFFEPNFALPAPQSVINPNPECVKFSTFSRYKEASGVLKSRGYSIFATFLDLQLMGFVDSDKIPSENETKLTIFAPVDEALIGDSANFLEYSSIFLRHLLPCKLNWNELNGIANETVFRNYVEELSMKIQKSGDKVMINGVEITAPGLYENEGIAIHGVREMIPVLDDADEDTAETSFMKFEKKNVEGNCPSPDRSEF, encoded by the coding sequence ATGGCTTCCCTCACTGTTTtcctctctctcctcactctctTTTCCCTCCTCTCCCTCGCCCAACTCCAATCCCCGCCGCCATCAACTTCCCCACAACCACAGCCTCCACCACCGTCGCCGCCACAGTCTCTTTTGAATGCAGCAGAGACCCTATCGAATTCAGGCTACAACGCCATGTCCCTCACTTTAAATCTCCTCCTTGATCAACCCCGTTTCATCAGCTTTCCATCTTCGCTGACCATATTTACTCCGCCTGATTCCGCCTTTGCTGCTGCAGGCCAGCCTTCACTCTCCCTGCTCCTCCTCCACTTCTCGCCACTTTCTCTTTCCCTCGAATCACTCAGTTCTCTGCCATTTTCTTCCCCCATCCCAACCCTGTCAAGAACCCATGCTTCCGTCTTTATCACCACCTCATCCGAAAACCCCACCAAAATTTCCATCAACAATGTTGAAATTTCCGGCTCACCCGTCTATGATGATGGCTCTGTTGTGGTTTTTGTAGTGGAAAATTTCTTTGAGCCTAATTTCGCTCTTCCCGCTCCTCAGTCAGTCATAAACCCCAACCCAGAATGCGTGAAATTCAGCACTTTTTCACGGTATAAGGAGGCATCAGGGGTACTAAAATCAAGGGGTTATTCAATTTTTGCCACATTTCTGGACTTGCAATTGATGGGCTTTGTGGATTCCGATAAAATCCCTTCTGAGAATGAGACAAAACTGACTATTTTTGCCCCTGTGGATGAGGCTTTGATTGGGGATTCCGCGAATTTTCTTGAGTATTCATCCATTTTCTTGAGGCATTTGTTACCCTGTAAGCTTAATTGGAATGAGCTCAATGGGATTGCAAATGAGACTGTTTTCAGAAACTATGTTGAGGAGCTTAGCATGAAAATCCAGAAATCTGGTGATAAAGTGATGATTAATGGGGTTGAGATTACTGCTCCAGGATTATACGAGAATGAAGGGATTGCAATTCACGGTGTGAGGGAGATGATACCAGTATTGGATGATGCAGATGAGGATACTGCAGAGACATCTTTCATGAAATTTGAGAAGAAGAATGTTGAGGGAAATTGTCCTTCCCCCGATCGTAGTGAATTCTGA